From Paracoccus suum, the proteins below share one genomic window:
- a CDS encoding OmpA family protein yields MNRLFRSTTAIAAILGIVTPTLLQAQVPIGLAQAQTQPVVVVPPTEALTDAEAAAAAAAATGKAPVSKAELEKKAKEAAKKAKEAAKEAAAEAKEAAKEADVAAKEAAKDGKSPIVVSPNAKSKAAAEDGDAPVVVAPGKAGVKAKADAKADAPVKAGAKATADAPVVVAPKDKPKADAKAKAEAEAPVVVAPAKPVAKANDAEVKAAADKAAAAKVAQEKAAAAKVAADKAAAKAAEASTPVVVAPAAKPVPEQPSPTTKPAIAVSPNAKSPDYATTKAPAEPVAVSPGTKAPDADALAEALAKKDGAKAPVVVAPAAKPAAATAPVVAKPAAGTGTTPVVVAPGAVTAATGQKEAPRPVVVDDADKALMSEALGKAKSVAPVAAAGTAAAAAAAAAGKAPVVVSPNSKSADNAAANTPVVVDALNAPDTVGNDASSVVVTDGSARSSSEDFATSVAAAAAAAAGKGPINNVGETTTSGGKSAKNDDDDDRKEMLAKLLVAGLGAYAVGKMIQNQGQVALNTGDRVVVQAPDGSQQIWRDDNALLLQPGARVTTENFTDGSSRSIITRDDGSRVVTIRDAQLRVLRRTLIAADGTATELINDAAPVEPVQVTALPPAARPVTYSGQSSESQLRDALEREAAVSRRFSLGQVRNISEVRSLVAPISIDSITFDTGSAAIRPDQAQQLSSLGKTIADMVKANPREVFMVEGYTDTVGQPASNLALSDRRAESLALALSEYFQVPPENLVVQGYGERFLKVQAEGDVRENRRVAVRRITNLLQN; encoded by the coding sequence ATGAATCGCCTGTTCCGCTCGACCACCGCCATCGCCGCCATTCTTGGAATCGTTACTCCCACGCTGCTGCAGGCGCAGGTTCCGATTGGATTGGCCCAAGCCCAAACCCAGCCCGTCGTGGTCGTGCCGCCCACAGAGGCGCTGACCGACGCCGAGGCCGCCGCTGCGGCCGCTGCCGCCACGGGCAAGGCACCTGTGTCGAAGGCAGAACTTGAGAAGAAGGCCAAGGAAGCCGCGAAGAAGGCGAAGGAAGCTGCCAAGGAGGCTGCCGCCGAAGCCAAGGAAGCAGCGAAAGAGGCGGACGTGGCCGCGAAGGAAGCTGCCAAGGACGGCAAGAGCCCGATCGTCGTCTCGCCCAACGCCAAGTCAAAGGCAGCTGCTGAGGATGGCGACGCACCGGTCGTGGTCGCCCCCGGCAAGGCCGGGGTGAAGGCCAAGGCTGATGCAAAGGCCGACGCGCCGGTCAAGGCCGGCGCCAAGGCCACGGCGGATGCGCCTGTCGTCGTTGCCCCCAAGGACAAGCCCAAAGCGGACGCCAAAGCCAAGGCGGAAGCCGAGGCACCGGTGGTCGTCGCCCCGGCCAAGCCGGTCGCGAAAGCCAATGATGCTGAGGTGAAGGCTGCCGCGGACAAGGCGGCCGCTGCAAAGGTCGCCCAGGAGAAGGCTGCTGCTGCCAAGGTTGCCGCCGACAAGGCCGCGGCAAAGGCTGCCGAGGCATCCACGCCCGTCGTCGTCGCGCCCGCCGCCAAGCCCGTGCCCGAGCAGCCCTCCCCCACGACCAAGCCGGCCATTGCAGTCTCGCCCAATGCTAAGTCGCCCGATTACGCCACCACCAAGGCGCCGGCCGAGCCGGTCGCCGTGAGCCCCGGCACCAAGGCGCCAGACGCTGACGCCTTGGCAGAGGCCCTCGCGAAAAAGGATGGCGCCAAGGCGCCTGTTGTGGTCGCCCCCGCCGCCAAGCCCGCTGCCGCGACCGCACCCGTGGTCGCAAAGCCCGCCGCCGGGACGGGAACCACGCCGGTCGTGGTCGCCCCGGGCGCTGTGACCGCCGCCACCGGCCAGAAAGAGGCGCCGCGCCCGGTCGTTGTGGATGACGCCGACAAGGCCTTGATGTCAGAAGCGCTGGGTAAGGCCAAGTCGGTGGCTCCTGTCGCTGCCGCTGGTACAGCGGCCGCAGCCGCAGCAGCCGCCGCCGGCAAAGCGCCGGTCGTCGTCTCGCCCAACAGCAAGTCGGCCGACAATGCCGCCGCCAACACCCCGGTCGTTGTGGATGCGCTGAACGCGCCCGACACCGTGGGCAATGACGCCAGCTCGGTCGTCGTGACCGACGGCAGCGCCCGCTCGTCGTCCGAGGATTTCGCGACCAGCGTTGCCGCCGCGGCGGCCGCAGCGGCCGGCAAAGGCCCGATCAACAATGTTGGCGAGACCACCACCAGCGGCGGCAAGTCGGCCAAGAACGACGACGATGACGACCGCAAGGAAATGCTGGCCAAGTTGCTGGTCGCCGGACTCGGCGCCTATGCGGTTGGCAAGATGATCCAGAATCAGGGCCAGGTCGCGCTGAACACCGGCGACCGCGTCGTGGTGCAGGCGCCCGACGGCAGCCAGCAGATCTGGCGTGACGACAACGCCTTGCTGCTGCAGCCCGGCGCGCGCGTGACGACCGAGAACTTCACCGATGGCTCGTCGCGCAGCATCATCACCCGTGACGACGGCAGCCGCGTGGTCACTATTCGCGACGCGCAGCTGCGGGTCCTGCGCCGCACCCTGATCGCGGCGGACGGCACCGCAACCGAACTGATCAACGACGCCGCCCCTGTGGAGCCGGTGCAGGTCACCGCGCTGCCCCCCGCCGCGCGCCCGGTGACCTACTCGGGCCAGTCGAGCGAAAGCCAGCTGCGCGACGCGCTGGAGCGTGAGGCAGCGGTCAGCCGCCGCTTCTCGCTCGGTCAGGTGCGCAACATCTCCGAGGTGCGTAGCCTGGTCGCGCCGATCAGCATCGACTCGATCACCTTCGACACCGGCTCGGCCGCGATCCGTCCCGATCAGGCGCAGCAGCTTTCCTCGCTCGGCAAGACCATCGCCGACATGGTGAAAGCCAACCCGCGCGAGGTCTTCATGGTCGAAGGCTATACCGACACCGTCGGCCAGCCCGCGTCGAACCTCGCCCTGTCCGACCGCCGCGCAGAATCGCTGGCCCTGGCGCTGTCGGAATACTTCCAGGTGCCCCCCGAAAACCTGGTCGTTCAGGGCTATGGCGAGCGCTTCCTGAAGGTTCAGGCAGAAGGTGACGTGCGCGAGAACCGCCGCGTGGCGGTGCGCCGGATCACCAATCTGCTGCAGAACTGA
- a CDS encoding acyl-CoA dehydrogenase, producing MNVQNPATPGTDAAAPARKPKDAPDLGRFDWEDPFRLDDQLSEEERMLRDAARAYAQEKLAPRAIAAYRDEHTDPAIFREMGEMGLLGVTVPEEYGGLGASYVAYGLIAREVERVDSGYRSMMSVQSSLVMYPIYAYGSEEQRKKYLPKLATGEWIGCFGLTEPDAGSDPAGMKTTAKKTASGYLLNGSKMWISNSPIADVFIVWAKSDAHGGKIRGFVLDKGAKGLSAPKIEGKLSLRASITGEIVLQDVEVGEDALLPHVEGLKGPFGCLNRARYGISWGVMGAAEFCLHAARQYGLDRHQFKKPLAQTQLFQLKLANMLTEIALGLQGSLRVGRLLDDANAAPEMISLIKRNNCGKALEIARWARDMHGGNGISEEFQVMRHAANLETVNTYEGTHDVHALIIGRAITGLQAFY from the coding sequence ATGAACGTCCAGAACCCAGCCACGCCCGGCACCGACGCCGCAGCGCCCGCGCGCAAGCCCAAGGATGCGCCCGATCTTGGCCGCTTTGACTGGGAGGATCCCTTCCGTCTGGACGACCAGCTGTCCGAGGAAGAGCGGATGCTGCGCGACGCCGCCCGCGCCTATGCGCAGGAAAAGCTGGCCCCGCGCGCCATCGCCGCATACCGCGACGAGCATACCGACCCTGCCATCTTCCGCGAGATGGGCGAGATGGGGTTGCTGGGCGTCACCGTCCCCGAGGAATACGGCGGACTCGGCGCGTCTTACGTCGCCTATGGCCTGATTGCCCGCGAGGTCGAGCGCGTCGACAGCGGCTATCGCAGCATGATGTCGGTCCAGTCCAGCCTCGTGATGTACCCGATCTATGCCTATGGCAGCGAGGAACAGCGCAAGAAATACCTGCCCAAGCTGGCCACCGGCGAGTGGATCGGCTGCTTTGGCCTGACCGAACCCGACGCCGGCAGCGACCCGGCCGGCATGAAGACGACCGCCAAAAAGACCGCCAGCGGCTATCTGCTGAACGGGTCCAAGATGTGGATCAGCAACAGCCCCATCGCCGACGTATTCATCGTCTGGGCGAAATCCGATGCGCATGGCGGCAAGATCCGCGGCTTTGTCCTCGACAAGGGCGCCAAGGGCCTCAGCGCGCCCAAGATCGAGGGCAAGCTGAGCCTGCGCGCCTCGATCACCGGCGAGATCGTCCTGCAGGATGTCGAGGTCGGCGAGGACGCGCTGCTGCCGCATGTCGAGGGGCTGAAGGGTCCTTTCGGCTGCCTCAACCGCGCGCGTTACGGCATCAGCTGGGGCGTCATGGGCGCCGCCGAGTTCTGCCTGCATGCCGCGCGCCAGTACGGCCTCGACCGCCACCAGTTCAAGAAGCCGCTGGCGCAGACACAGCTGTTCCAGCTGAAGCTGGCCAACATGCTGACCGAGATCGCGCTGGGCCTGCAGGGCAGCCTTCGCGTCGGCCGCCTGCTGGACGACGCCAATGCCGCGCCCGAGATGATCAGCCTGATCAAGCGCAACAACTGCGGCAAGGCGTTAGAAATCGCCCGCTGGGCGCGCGACATGCATGGCGGCAATGGCATCAGCGAAGAGTTTCAGGTGATGCGCCACGCCGCCAACCTCGAGACGGTCAACACCTACGAGGGCACGCATGACGTCCATGCGCTGATCATCGGACGGGCGATCACCGGGCTGCAGGCGTTCTATTGA
- a CDS encoding glycosyltransferase family 8 protein yields MSAATATPSYGPVAPRPARHQDAVVFTCDAGHLPYAWAAADRITRMEPGRRFDVVLASPDIDRVPLHLRDGEVRLLPLVPVMPQIGITNPRITIASYFRYLLPGLLRNDYRAMLYCDTDTSLRRPAVQQLFDSIAAPFPLAAVPDFAHREALKPHRSAKGRANSARLRAALGGPDGIYWQSGVLLFQTAPYEAEGITERMMAFAQANQQVMARDRQGDQGALNGSAAHLIALLSPRWNWHNYRWLRPELVRRFDPLLLHFSGGAKPWLLTDDPLAAEVTGDWHAALRRWDPAFVPRPQRGSLAHAAAHPPTGIRPVDKLLVGLRQLGRGIGHAMPAKVGRSGVAEMRRLIETTDIG; encoded by the coding sequence GTGAGCGCGGCGACCGCGACCCCAAGCTACGGTCCGGTCGCCCCGCGTCCGGCCCGTCATCAGGACGCAGTCGTCTTTACCTGCGACGCCGGCCATCTGCCCTATGCCTGGGCCGCCGCCGACCGCATCACCCGGATGGAGCCGGGCCGTCGCTTTGACGTGGTGCTGGCCTCGCCCGACATCGACCGGGTGCCGCTACACCTGCGGGATGGCGAGGTGCGGCTGCTACCCTTGGTGCCGGTGATGCCGCAGATCGGCATCACCAACCCGCGCATCACCATCGCCTCGTATTTTCGCTACCTGCTGCCGGGGCTGTTGCGCAACGACTACCGCGCCATGCTCTACTGCGACACCGACACAAGCCTGCGTCGCCCCGCGGTCCAGCAGTTGTTCGATTCGATTGCAGCGCCCTTTCCGCTGGCAGCGGTCCCCGACTTCGCGCATCGCGAAGCGCTAAAGCCGCATCGCAGCGCCAAGGGGCGCGCAAACTCGGCCCGGCTGCGGGCCGCGCTGGGCGGTCCGGACGGCATCTACTGGCAATCGGGCGTGCTGCTGTTCCAGACCGCCCCCTATGAGGCCGAGGGTATCACCGAGCGGATGATGGCCTTCGCCCAGGCCAACCAGCAGGTCATGGCGCGTGATCGTCAGGGCGATCAGGGTGCACTGAACGGCAGCGCGGCCCATCTGATCGCGCTGCTCAGCCCGCGCTGGAACTGGCACAACTACCGCTGGCTGCGGCCCGAGTTGGTGCGCCGCTTCGATCCGCTTCTTCTGCACTTCTCGGGCGGGGCGAAGCCCTGGCTGCTGACTGACGATCCTTTGGCGGCCGAGGTCACGGGCGACTGGCATGCCGCCCTGCGCCGTTGGGACCCGGCATTTGTCCCGCGCCCGCAGCGCGGCTCGCTGGCCCATGCGGCCGCCCATCCGCCGACCGGCATCCGCCCCGTGGACAAGCTGCTGGTCGGCCTGCGGCAGCTGGGCCGTGGCATCGGCCACGCCATGCCCGCCAAGGTCGGCCGCAGCGGCGTTGCCGAGATGCGCCGGTTGATCGAGACTACTGACATCGGCTAG
- the rnd gene encoding ribonuclease D, translating into MTLITTTEELAAFCAEAKTHPYVTVDTEFLRERTYYSKLCLIQMALPPASGPKAPGGPAVLVDPLAPGLSLEPLYDLFRHTGTVKVFHAARQDLEIFFHDAGIFPQPLFDTQVAAMVCGFGEQAGYETLVKRIARQPLDKSSRFTDWSHRPLSQAQMDYALADVTHLRAIYEFLAGQLEKTGRSPWVAEEIGVLLDPETYITRPEDAWLRVRTRSNSPRFLAALKELARFREEYAQSRDVPRSRVYKDDAMVELASTRPQNEDELGRSRLLLREARRGEIATGIFDALSRAAAEKDPPRLPDSEPGAPGNPALADLLRVLLKAKADAAGVAPRLIASAAELDAIASGGRDVPALAGWRAEVFGTDALRLAAGEVALSARNGAVRVVSVG; encoded by the coding sequence ATGACGCTGATTACGACCACCGAAGAACTCGCGGCGTTCTGTGCCGAGGCCAAGACCCATCCCTACGTCACCGTCGACACGGAGTTCCTGCGCGAGCGGACCTATTACAGCAAGCTGTGCTTGATCCAGATGGCCCTGCCGCCGGCCTCAGGCCCCAAGGCCCCGGGCGGCCCGGCGGTGCTGGTCGATCCGCTGGCGCCGGGCTTGTCGCTGGAGCCGCTCTACGATCTGTTCCGGCATACCGGCACCGTGAAGGTGTTCCACGCCGCCCGGCAGGACCTGGAAATCTTCTTTCACGACGCAGGCATCTTTCCCCAACCGCTGTTCGACACGCAGGTCGCGGCCATGGTTTGCGGCTTTGGCGAGCAGGCGGGCTACGAGACGCTGGTCAAGCGGATCGCCCGCCAGCCGCTCGACAAGTCCTCGCGCTTTACCGACTGGTCGCATCGCCCGCTCAGTCAGGCGCAGATGGATTATGCGCTGGCGGATGTCACGCACCTCCGCGCGATCTATGAGTTTCTCGCCGGGCAGCTGGAAAAGACCGGACGCTCCCCCTGGGTTGCCGAGGAGATCGGCGTTCTGCTGGACCCCGAGACCTATATCACGCGGCCCGAGGATGCCTGGCTGCGGGTGCGCACGCGCAGCAACTCGCCGCGATTTCTGGCCGCGCTGAAAGAGCTGGCCAGGTTCCGCGAGGAATATGCGCAAAGCCGCGACGTGCCACGCTCGCGCGTCTACAAGGACGATGCGATGGTCGAACTGGCCTCGACCCGACCGCAGAACGAGGACGAGTTGGGACGCTCGCGCCTGCTGCTGCGCGAGGCGCGCCGGGGCGAGATTGCGACCGGCATCTTTGACGCGCTCAGCCGCGCCGCGGCCGAGAAGGACCCGCCCAGGCTGCCCGACAGCGAGCCAGGGGCGCCGGGCAATCCGGCCCTGGCGGACCTGCTACGCGTGTTGCTGAAGGCGAAGGCCGATGCCGCCGGCGTCGCGCCGCGGCTGATCGCCTCGGCGGCCGAACTGGACGCGATCGCCTCGGGCGGGCGCGACGTTCCCGCACTGGCGGGGTGGCGGGCCGAAGTGTTTGGCACTGACGCGCTGCGCCTCGCGGCGGGCGAGGTAGCCTTGTCGGCCCGCAACGGTGCGGTACGTGTCGTGTCCGTGGGCTGA
- a CDS encoding GNAT family N-acetyltransferase: MTRITLDRPRTEDIPRITAAMQAPETAQWLSSVPQPYGIADAEAFVTTTATPGEHAIRVDGTFAGMVRGGPDLGYWLTPEFQGRGIATRAAVLALSRSFAAGQSLIGAQVMDGNGPSQAVLARLGFQPVGRVQIHSPTRGVVPGTRHHLTLPEFAAAQPVHLTTERCEIGPVRETDLADLRAIATQGEVARMLFLFYPDMPEGEFATTHPEWTGLPPFRCTVRQGGRIIGSVGVGALGDGAGHMPPVFYYLTPEVAGRGIASEVVPAFCDMVLQRFGLAGLTAGVFDDNPASARVLEKAGFTRGAAMEFPTRGRSAPAAGHHFTRVASDRAADKAESE; this comes from the coding sequence ATGACTCGCATCACCCTCGACAGGCCCCGGACCGAGGATATCCCGCGGATCACGGCCGCGATGCAGGCGCCCGAGACGGCACAATGGCTCAGCAGCGTGCCTCAGCCCTACGGCATTGCCGATGCGGAGGCGTTCGTGACGACCACCGCCACCCCGGGTGAGCATGCGATCCGCGTCGATGGCACATTTGCGGGCATGGTCCGGGGCGGCCCCGACCTCGGTTACTGGCTGACGCCTGAGTTTCAGGGCCGCGGTATCGCCACCCGCGCCGCTGTGCTGGCGCTGTCGCGCTCATTTGCCGCCGGCCAGTCCCTGATCGGGGCGCAAGTGATGGACGGCAACGGCCCGTCGCAGGCCGTGCTGGCCCGCCTCGGGTTCCAGCCCGTAGGGCGCGTGCAGATCCATTCGCCCACGCGCGGCGTCGTCCCGGGGACACGTCATCACCTGACGCTGCCCGAATTTGCCGCCGCCCAGCCGGTTCACCTGACCACCGAGCGCTGCGAGATCGGGCCGGTCCGCGAGACCGATCTGGCCGACCTGCGCGCCATCGCCACGCAGGGGGAGGTGGCGCGGATGCTGTTCCTGTTCTATCCAGACATGCCCGAGGGCGAGTTCGCCACAACCCATCCCGAATGGACCGGCCTGCCGCCGTTCCGCTGCACCGTCCGCCAGGGCGGGCGGATCATCGGCTCGGTTGGGGTCGGGGCCTTGGGCGACGGCGCGGGTCACATGCCGCCGGTGTTCTATTACCTGACGCCCGAGGTTGCGGGACGCGGTATCGCCTCGGAAGTAGTCCCGGCCTTCTGTGACATGGTCCTGCAACGTTTCGGCCTTGCCGGGCTGACTGCGGGGGTGTTCGATGACAACCCGGCCTCGGCGCGGGTGCTGGAAAAGGCGGGCTTCACTCGGGGCGCGGCGATGGAGTTTCCGACGCGCGGCCGTAGCGCGCCGGCGGCGGGCCATCACTTCACCCGCGTCGCGAGTGACCGGGCCGCGGACAAGGCGGAGTCAGAGTAA
- a CDS encoding MBL fold metallo-hydrolase encodes MAHRPGPNLATIPLGRRGVLQLLAVGAALPLAGRRAHAATAADATAPAFLSDGHLELTAGFVLPDATPEQLMAALGTSDPGAPYKSACTVPLLRMDDRVILFDAGSGPAFVPTAGTLIAALEEAGVTPDMVTDIVFTHGHPDHLWGVTDDFDELAFPEAAYYMASTEHDFWMSDGAMSSMPPDRQNFAVGAQARLPRLAERATFFADGAEVLPGIESFATHGHSPGHTSFVLHLGDDPIMLTGDVFTNPASVSHPDLTWGTDQDAEAGKEQRRRMIDRLAADKMRAAVFHMPPPGLGRVEARPDGAVWVPEG; translated from the coding sequence ATGGCGCATCGCCCGGGACCGAACCTTGCCACCATCCCGCTTGGCCGCAGGGGGGTGCTGCAATTGCTGGCGGTGGGCGCCGCGCTGCCGCTGGCCGGACGCCGCGCCCACGCCGCAACCGCTGCCGACGCTACCGCGCCGGCGTTCCTCAGCGACGGCCATCTGGAGTTGACCGCGGGGTTTGTCCTTCCCGACGCGACGCCCGAACAGTTGATGGCCGCCCTCGGTACATCCGACCCGGGCGCGCCCTACAAGAGCGCCTGCACGGTCCCGCTGTTGCGCATGGACGACCGGGTTATCCTGTTCGACGCCGGCTCTGGCCCTGCCTTCGTGCCTACCGCGGGCACGCTGATCGCCGCGCTGGAGGAGGCGGGGGTGACGCCCGACATGGTGACGGACATCGTCTTTACCCACGGCCACCCCGATCACCTCTGGGGCGTGACGGACGATTTTGACGAGCTCGCCTTCCCCGAGGCCGCCTACTACATGGCCAGCACCGAGCATGATTTCTGGATGTCGGACGGCGCCATGTCGTCGATGCCACCCGACCGGCAGAACTTTGCCGTGGGCGCGCAGGCACGCCTGCCGCGGCTGGCAGAACGGGCGACCTTCTTTGCCGATGGGGCCGAGGTGCTGCCCGGGATCGAGTCCTTCGCAACGCACGGCCACTCGCCAGGGCACACCAGTTTTGTGCTGCACCTCGGCGATGATCCGATCATGCTGACCGGGGACGTGTTCACCAATCCGGCCAGCGTCTCGCACCCCGATCTGACCTGGGGCACCGACCAGGACGCTGAGGCGGGCAAGGAGCAGCGCCGCCGGATGATCGACCGCCTTGCCGCGGACAAGATGCGCGCCGCGGTCTTCCACATGCCGCCGCCGGGCCTCGGCCGTGTTGAGGCGCGCCCGGATGGCGCGGTGTGGGTGCCGGAGGGCTGA
- a CDS encoding ABC transporter ATP-binding protein, whose amino-acid sequence MTDTSSLTLSGLEKSFGENRVVRDFNLDVQPGEFISLLGPSGCGKTTVLRMIAGFETPSAGQIVIGGQDVTRMTPARRRIGMVFQAYALFPNLTAAENVGFGLKVAGVRRAARAARVAEMLALIGLPEKGGHYPFELSGGQQQRVALARALAPQPRVLLLDEPLSALDAKVRVRLRAEIREIQKRLGITTIFVTHDQEEALSISDRVVVMHEGVADQIGTPPEIYNRPATGFVASFVGTLNRLPAEVLVPVAGHVSIAGYEVVLNRNLPAGPITLGARPEAFRRADSGLRVTVDGVEFMGAVRRVRGHLEDGSQIIWDGFNSAADTAPERGDRVALQIDGRDLISLED is encoded by the coding sequence ATGACCGACACCAGCAGCCTGACCCTTTCGGGCCTCGAGAAATCCTTCGGCGAGAACCGCGTCGTGCGCGACTTCAACCTCGATGTGCAGCCGGGCGAGTTCATCTCGCTGCTGGGCCCGTCGGGCTGCGGCAAGACCACCGTTCTGCGCATGATCGCCGGGTTCGAGACGCCCTCGGCCGGTCAGATCGTCATCGGCGGGCAGGACGTGACGCGGATGACGCCAGCCCGGCGCCGGATCGGCATGGTGTTCCAGGCCTATGCGCTGTTTCCGAACCTGACCGCGGCCGAGAACGTCGGCTTCGGCCTCAAGGTCGCGGGCGTGCGCCGCGCCGCGCGGGCCGCACGCGTGGCCGAGATGCTGGCGCTGATCGGCCTGCCCGAAAAGGGCGGCCACTATCCGTTCGAGTTGTCCGGCGGCCAGCAGCAGCGCGTGGCCCTCGCCCGCGCGCTCGCCCCGCAGCCGCGCGTTCTGCTGCTGGACGAGCCGCTGTCGGCCCTCGACGCCAAGGTCCGCGTGCGCCTGCGCGCCGAGATCCGCGAGATCCAGAAGCGCCTTGGCATCACCACCATCTTCGTGACCCACGACCAGGAGGAGGCGCTATCCATCAGCGACCGCGTCGTGGTGATGCACGAGGGCGTGGCCGACCAGATCGGCACCCCGCCCGAGATCTACAACCGCCCCGCCACCGGCTTTGTCGCCAGCTTTGTCGGCACCCTGAACCGCCTGCCGGCCGAAGTCCTGGTCCCGGTCGCGGGCCATGTCAGCATCGCGGGATACGAAGTCGTCCTGAACCGCAATCTTCCTGCCGGCCCCATCACCCTCGGCGCCCGCCCGGAGGCGTTCCGGCGCGCCGACAGCGGGCTGCGCGTCACCGTCGACGGGGTCGAATTCATGGGCGCCGTTCGCCGCGTGCGCGGCCACCTCGAGGACGGCAGCCAAATCATCTGGGACGGCTTCAACTCCGCCGCCGACACCGCGCCCGAGCGCGGAGACCGGGTCGCTTTGCAGATCGACGGCCGAGACCTGATCTCGCTGGAGGATTGA
- a CDS encoding ABC transporter permease: MTRVFAWLSFVLGTLFFALPLIGTFEFSLRARRGEYSFDTYRNVLGDPQFQATFLFSVVAALVTIVIGILIVVPAAFWVRLKLPRMRPVVEFISLLPLVIPPIVLAFGYIRQFNTASMIPLTGSAMGTNLLLVAGYSVLALPYMYRAVDAGLRTLDVATLTEAAQSLGAGWTTILGRVILPNLLASVLSGAFLTFAIVIGEYVIAALLNRPAFGPYMVLIGPNRAYEPAALAVIAFAITWGCMGLMQLAMRLTRANRKKR; encoded by the coding sequence ATGACCCGCGTTTTCGCCTGGCTCAGCTTTGTCCTCGGGACGCTTTTCTTCGCGCTGCCGCTGATCGGCACGTTCGAGTTCAGCCTGCGCGCCCGGCGTGGCGAGTACAGCTTTGACACCTATCGCAATGTGCTGGGCGACCCGCAATTCCAGGCGACCTTCCTCTTCTCGGTCGTCGCCGCGCTTGTCACCATCGTCATCGGCATCCTGATCGTCGTGCCGGCGGCGTTCTGGGTGCGGCTCAAGCTGCCGCGGATGCGCCCGGTGGTCGAGTTCATCTCGCTGCTGCCGCTGGTCATTCCGCCGATCGTCCTCGCGTTCGGCTATATCCGCCAGTTCAACACCGCCTCGATGATCCCGCTGACCGGCAGCGCCATGGGCACTAATCTGCTGCTCGTCGCCGGTTATTCGGTGCTGGCCCTACCCTACATGTACCGCGCCGTTGACGCGGGCCTGCGCACGCTGGATGTCGCGACGCTGACCGAGGCTGCCCAATCGCTGGGTGCGGGATGGACCACGATCCTCGGGAGGGTGATCCTGCCCAACCTGCTGGCATCGGTGCTGTCAGGTGCATTCCTGACCTTTGCCATTGTGATCGGCGAATACGTCATCGCCGCACTGCTGAACCGGCCGGCCTTTGGGCCCTACATGGTTCTGATCGGTCCCAACCGCGCCTACGAGCCTGCGGCCCTGGCCGTGATCGCCTTTGCCATCACCTGGGGCTGCATGGGCCTGATGCAGCTTGCCATGCGCCTGACCCGCGCCAATCGGAAGAAACGATGA
- a CDS encoding ABC transporter permease → MTRAPIQPQRRRAQPRLSVWLGLAPFAIFALLFLILPTLSVVVGAFRDSQGGFTLDNVAGLGQERIRHALWLSVRLSLATAIIGCVAGFAIAAVVTRGGLPRGLRGPLMSFSGVAANFAGVPLAFAFIATLGRLGFVTVLLRDWLGFNLYATGFNLLSFWGLVLTYLYFQIPLMVLVITPSLDGLKTEWREAAQSLGASQVTYWRLVILPILWPAVLGTLALLFANAFGAVATAMALTGSSLSLLPILLFAQIRGDVLQDPGLGYAIAFGMIVLTGVASAVSIILRARAERWLK, encoded by the coding sequence ATGACCCGGGCTCCGATCCAGCCACAAAGGCGACGCGCGCAGCCCCGGCTTTCGGTCTGGCTGGGCCTTGCCCCATTCGCAATTTTTGCCCTGCTGTTTCTGATCCTGCCGACGCTCAGTGTCGTCGTGGGCGCGTTCCGGGACAGCCAGGGCGGCTTTACCCTCGATAACGTTGCCGGCCTCGGGCAGGAGCGTATTCGCCATGCACTCTGGCTATCGGTCCGCCTCAGCCTGGCAACCGCGATCATCGGCTGCGTCGCGGGCTTCGCCATCGCCGCGGTCGTCACGCGCGGCGGGCTGCCCCGAGGGCTGCGCGGCCCGCTGATGAGCTTTTCTGGCGTCGCCGCAAACTTTGCCGGGGTGCCGCTGGCCTTTGCCTTTATCGCCACCCTCGGACGGCTCGGCTTTGTCACCGTGCTGCTGCGCGACTGGCTCGGCTTCAACCTCTACGCCACCGGCTTCAACCTGCTGTCCTTCTGGGGGCTGGTGCTGACCTACCTTTATTTCCAGATCCCGCTGATGGTGCTGGTCATCACGCCATCGCTCGACGGGCTGAAAACCGAATGGCGCGAGGCGGCACAAAGCCTCGGCGCCTCGCAGGTCACCTATTGGCGGCTGGTGATCCTGCCAATCCTGTGGCCGGCTGTCCTGGGCACGCTGGCGCTGCTGTTCGCGAATGCCTTCGGCGCGGTTGCGACCGCGATGGCGCTGACCGGCAGCTCGCTGTCGCTGCTGCCGATCCTGCTGTTCGCGCAGATTCGCGGCGACGTGCTGCAGGACCCTGGGCTCGGCTATGCCATCGCCTTTGGCATGATCGTGCTGACCGGCGTTGCCAGCGCCGTGTCGATCATCCTGCGCGCCCGGGCCGAGCGGTGGCTGAAATGA